CTCGAGCGTGCGCGCGAGTTCGCAAGGATCGCGCTCGCAGCTTTCGAGCCCGTCGGAGATGAGCACCACGGTCGCGGGCCGGTCGGTATAGGAGAGCGCCATCGCGGCCTGTTCGACCGCGTCGGTGAGGGGGGTCTTGCCCGTTGGGGTGATCGTGCCGATCCGCTCGAGGATCGCCGGTGCGGTGCCGGGGGCAGGGGCGATCAGCGTCTCGATATCCGTGCAATCCCCGCGCCGCCGGTGACCGTAGGCCATCAGGCCCACCTGCCGGTCGGCCGTCCAGTCGCCCAGGAGGTTGCCCATGACCGAGCGTGCGATCTCGATCTTGGCGGTGCCGTCGATCTGGCCCCACATGGAATTCGAGCCGTCGAAGACGACCATCACGTCATCGGAGGCGCCCGATTGGGCGGTGGCGACGCCGGGGGCGGCCACGAGGGCGAGGCAGGCGGCGAGGTTGCGGAGAATGGACATGAAAAAGCTCCCTGAATCTATACTATGACGCGGAGTTAAGCACAGAGCGCGGGAGCTGTCCAAGTGCGCTTTCCCCGACCTCGGGTGCGACATGGCCCCTTGGCATCCGGCGCCGCTTGGGCCTTTACTCAGCCGCATGGATTGGCGCGATCAGGGCATACTCTTGTCGGTGCGGCCGCATGGCGAGACCTCGGCCATCATCGAGGTGCTGACGCGCGAGCATGGCTTGCACGCGGGCGTGGTCCGGGGCGGGGTGTCGCGCCGGATGACGCCGATCCTCCAGCCCGGCGCGGAGCTCGACCTGGCGTGGCGCGCGCGGCTCGAGGCGCATATCGGGGCGTTCACCGTCGAGCCGCTTTCGACCAGCGCCGCCGTCGCGATGGGCGACCGTCTCGCGCTGGCCGGGTTGAACGCGGTGACGGCGCTCCTGCGGTTTTCGCTGCCCGAGCGGGAGGCGCATCCGCGTCTCTACGAGAAGAGCCGCGCGCTGCTCGACATGCTGGGCGAGCCGGAGCACTGGCCGCTGGCATATCTGCACTGGGAACTGGCTTTGCTGGACGAGCTGGGGTTCGGCCTCGATCTCACGCAATGCGCGGTGCTGGGGCGGGAGGCCAACGACCTGAGCTTCGTCTCACCAAAGAGCGGGCGCGCGGTGTCGCGCAAGGGTGCGGGGGAGTGGGCCGACAGGCTTCTGCCGCTGCCACGCTGCCTGATCGAGATCGGCGCGGCGGAGGCGGGTGAGCTTGTGCAGGGATTCGCCGTGACGGGGCATTTCCTCGCGCATCACATGGCACCCGAGATCGTGGGCCGTCCGCTTCCAGACGCGCGACAGCGATTCGTCGATCTCGTGGCGCGGCGGGGCGGGGACACGAGGCAGGGTTGAGGGCCGGGCCGCTTGCCTACCGGCGCCCGCGCCAGTGGGTCGGCACGATGATGAGAGCGCCCACCGAGGAGAGTATCGCATCGAGCCCCGGCGCGCCGAAGCGGATGCCGAACATGATCCGCACGAAGTAGAAAAGGAAGGCGCCGCCCACGCAGATGATGATGGATTGCAGGTAGCCGTTATGCGTGAAGCCTGACTTCTCGCTGACATATCCCACGATGCCCGCGATGACGACCGTTCCGATCAGCACTGGAAACATCAGGTCTCCCCTCGTCCGAGGCGGGTGCCGGGCGGCATCGGCCTGCCCCGCAGGAACTCCTCGGCATCCTGCGCGCCGCGCCCCTCGCGTTGCAAGCGCAAAAGCGCGACGGCATCCTCGCCGCAGGCCACGACGAGACCCGGCCGGTCGAGGACCTCGCCCGGTGCGCTCCGGCCCTCGGCGCGGCGGGAGGCCAGCAGCTTGATCCGCTGGCCGTCATGGGAAATCCACGCGCCCGGAAACGGGCTGAGCCCCCGGATCAGCGCGTCCACCTCCCGCGCGGGGCGGGCCCAGTCGACCCGCGCCTCGGCCTTGTCGATCTTCGCGGCATAGGTGACGCCCTCGTCGGGCTGGGGCGTGGCGGCGAGGTCGTCGAGCCGGGCGAGCGCCTCGACGATCAGGCGCGCGCCCATCCGCGACAGGCGGTCGTGCAACTGGCCGGTCGTCTCCTCCGCGCCGATCGCCGTCGCCTCGCGCAGAAGCACCGGCCCGGTATCGAGCCCTTCCTCCATCCGCATGATGCAGACGCCCGTCTCGGCGTCGCCCGCCATGATCGCGCGGTGGATGGGCGCGGCGCCGCGCCAGCGCGGCAGAAGGCTCGCGTGAATGTTCAGGCACCCCCGCGCCGGCGCCTCGAGTATCGCGGGCGGCAGGATGAGGCCGTAGGCCACGACGACCGCCACGTCGGCCCCGAGCGCGGCAAAAGCCTCCTGCTCGGCCGCCTCCTTCAGGCTGCGCGGATGGCGCAGCTCGAGGCCCAGCGTCTCGGCGCGCGCATGGACGGCGCTTGGCCGCGCCTTCTTGCCCCGCCCGGCGGGGCGGGGCGGTTGCGTGTAGACGGCCGCGATCTCGTGCCCGGCCGCAACCAGCGCGTCGAGCGCGGGCACCGAGAACTCCGGGGTTCCCATGAAGATCACCCGCATGAAACATCCTTTCGGACTGCAATGGTCGCCGGGACGAGACTATCATATCTCATGCAATGAGAAGCGCCTGATGGCGTTACTTCCCGGTAGAAATATCCGAAAACCGACATTTCCGTCATCGCGCCCTCATTTCATCTTGCGTGCGCGGCGCAGCAGCATGTCGCGCTTCACCCGGCCCAGCCGGTCGAAATACATCCGCCCGTCCAGGTGATCGACCTGGTGTTGCACGCTCGTGGCCCAGAGTCCGACGAAATCGCGTTCCTCGGTCTCACCCGCAGCGTTCACGAAGCGCACCATGACGGCGCGCGGGCGGCTGATCCGGGCGCTGACGCCGGGCAGGCAGGGGCTCGCCTCCTCGTGCTCGCGAAGCTGGACGCTTGCATGGAGGATTTCGGGATTGGCCATCCGCACCGCCTGACCGCGCGCCTCGCTCGCGTCGACGACCGCGAGGCGTTGCATGACGCCCAGTTGCGGCGCGGCGAGGCCGACGCCCGGCATCGCCTCCATCACCGCGATCATCTCGTCCCAGAGCGCGCGGGTCGCGTCGGTGATCTCGGAGACCTCGCCGGCGCGCGTCCTGAGCCGCCGATCGGGCCAGCGCAGCACCGTGCGCGGGGTCACGCGCGCGCCTGTTCGCGCTTGAGCTTGACCATCTTGCGCGTGATGAGCTGGCGTTTCATGGCGCCGAGGTAATCAATGAAGAGCTTGCCGTCGAGGTGGTCGATCTCGTGCTGGACGCAGGTGGCCCAGAGTCCGTCGAATCCGGCGCGATGTTCCTCACCGTCAAGACCCATCCACCGCACCTCGACCTCGGCGGGGCGCGTCACCTCGGCGAATTGCTCGGGGATCGAGAGGCACCCTTCCTCGTAGACGTTCGTCTCGTCCGAGGAGGCCAGTATCTCGGGGTTGACCATCACCTGCGGCGCGGGCTCGGCATCCTCGTCCTTCTCGCAATCCATCACGATGAGCCGGCTCAGCACGCCCACCTGCGGCGCGGCGAGGCCGATGCCGGGCGCGTCATACATCGTCTCGAGCATGTCCGCGGCGAGCGTCCGCAGCTCGTCCGTGATGTCCGGCACCGGCGCGCAGACCTTCTTGAGGCGCGGGTCGGGATGGATGAGAATGGGGCGTTTCATGGCGCCTCATTTAGGCCATCGACCCAGCCCGCGCAACGCCCCTTGCACCCGCGCGCGCATGGGATAGCTTGCGGCGCGCAAGGAAACGGAGCCATCCCATGAATTTCGACGAGATCATCGACCGACGCCACACCCATTCCGCCAAGTGGGACAGCATGGAGGGGATCTACGGCGTCTCGTCCTCGGACGGTCTGGCCATGTGGGTGGCGGACATGGATTTCCGTCCCCCGGCCTGCGTTCAGGAGGCGGTGGAGCGCATGGCGGCGCATGGCATCTACGGCTATTACGGCGAGGATGCGAGCTATCGCGACGCGATCCGCTGGTGGATGCGCGAACGCCACGGCTGGGACGTGGCGCGCGACGAGATCTTCTCGACCCACGGCCTCGTCAACGGCACCGGGCTTTGTGTCGATACCTATACCGAACCGGGCGACGGGGTGGTGCTCATGACACCCGTCTATCACGCCTTCGCGCGCGTCATCAAAGCCGCGGGACGCCGGGTGATCGAATGCCCGCTCGCCCTTGCGGGCGACCGATACGAGATGGATTTCGACGCGTGGGACGCGCAGATGGACGGCTCGGCGCGGATGCTCATCCTCTGCTCGCCGCACAATCCCGGCGGCCGCGTCTGGACACGTGACGAGCTTCGCGGCGTCGCCGAGTTCTGCCGCCGCCACGACCTGATCCTCGTCTCGGACGAGATCCACCATGACCTCGTGATGCCGGGGCGCACGCATGTTCCCATGCCGCTTGCCGACGAGACGATCCTCGACCGGCTGGTCATGATGACGGCGACCACCAAGACCTTCAACATCGCCGGAAGCCATGTCGGGAACGTCATCATCCACGACGAGACCCTGAGAAAACGCTTCGCCGCGCGCATGGCGGGCCTGGGCATCTCGCCCAATTCATTCGGGATCTTCATGGCCGAGGCCGCCTATTCGCCCGAGGGGGCGGAGTGGGTGGATGCGCTCGTCCCCTATCTCGACGGCAACCGGCAGGCGTTCGAGGCGGGCATGAACGCCATTCCCGGCGTCCGGGCCATGCCGCTCGAGGCCACCTATCTCACCTGGGTCGATTTCTCCGGCACCGGGATGGAGAGGGCCGAGGTGATCCGCCGGGTGCAGGACGAGGCGCGCATCGCGCCGAACCACGGACCGACCTTCGGCAAGGGCGGCAAGAGCTTCCTGCGGTTCAACGTGGCCATGCCGCGTGCGCGGGTGAACGAAGCGGTCGAGCGGTTGCAGGAGGCGTTCTCGGACCTGCAATGACCGTGCCGTCGCGCCCGCGATCTTCACTTGCCGCGCCCGAGACCCCATCTTGGGGCGATGATGGCGAGACCTGACACCTTGCGACCCACGCGCCGCGCCGGCCGGATGGAGGGCTGCGCATGATGCGCTGGCTCATCCGCGCCATGGCGCTCACGCTGCTCCTGCTGGTCGCGGTGGCGGTGGGGCGGCACCTTCTGGCGCCGGTACCGCCGGCGCCGCCCGTCCCGCTGCCGCCGCTTACCG
This window of the Roseovarius sp. SCSIO 43702 genome carries:
- the recO gene encoding DNA repair protein RecO, with amino-acid sequence MDWRDQGILLSVRPHGETSAIIEVLTREHGLHAGVVRGGVSRRMTPILQPGAELDLAWRARLEAHIGAFTVEPLSTSAAVAMGDRLALAGLNAVTALLRFSLPEREAHPRLYEKSRALLDMLGEPEHWPLAYLHWELALLDELGFGLDLTQCAVLGREANDLSFVSPKSGRAVSRKGAGEWADRLLPLPRCLIEIGAAEAGELVQGFAVTGHFLAHHMAPEIVGRPLPDARQRFVDLVARRGGDTRQG
- the fmt gene encoding methionyl-tRNA formyltransferase is translated as MRVIFMGTPEFSVPALDALVAAGHEIAAVYTQPPRPAGRGKKARPSAVHARAETLGLELRHPRSLKEAAEQEAFAALGADVAVVVAYGLILPPAILEAPARGCLNIHASLLPRWRGAAPIHRAIMAGDAETGVCIMRMEEGLDTGPVLLREATAIGAEETTGQLHDRLSRMGARLIVEALARLDDLAATPQPDEGVTYAAKIDKAEARVDWARPAREVDALIRGLSPFPGAWISHDGQRIKLLASRRAEGRSAPGEVLDRPGLVVACGEDAVALLRLQREGRGAQDAEEFLRGRPMPPGTRLGRGET
- the def gene encoding peptide deformylase gives rise to the protein MTPRTVLRWPDRRLRTRAGEVSEITDATRALWDEMIAVMEAMPGVGLAAPQLGVMQRLAVVDASEARGQAVRMANPEILHASVQLREHEEASPCLPGVSARISRPRAVMVRFVNAAGETEERDFVGLWATSVQHQVDHLDGRMYFDRLGRVKRDMLLRRARKMK
- the def gene encoding peptide deformylase, producing the protein MKRPILIHPDPRLKKVCAPVPDITDELRTLAADMLETMYDAPGIGLAAPQVGVLSRLIVMDCEKDEDAEPAPQVMVNPEILASSDETNVYEEGCLSIPEQFAEVTRPAEVEVRWMGLDGEEHRAGFDGLWATCVQHEIDHLDGKLFIDYLGAMKRQLITRKMVKLKREQARA
- a CDS encoding MalY/PatB family protein, with amino-acid sequence MNFDEIIDRRHTHSAKWDSMEGIYGVSSSDGLAMWVADMDFRPPACVQEAVERMAAHGIYGYYGEDASYRDAIRWWMRERHGWDVARDEIFSTHGLVNGTGLCVDTYTEPGDGVVLMTPVYHAFARVIKAAGRRVIECPLALAGDRYEMDFDAWDAQMDGSARMLILCSPHNPGGRVWTRDELRGVAEFCRRHDLILVSDEIHHDLVMPGRTHVPMPLADETILDRLVMMTATTKTFNIAGSHVGNVIIHDETLRKRFAARMAGLGISPNSFGIFMAEAAYSPEGAEWVDALVPYLDGNRQAFEAGMNAIPGVRAMPLEATYLTWVDFSGTGMERAEVIRRVQDEARIAPNHGPTFGKGGKSFLRFNVAMPRARVNEAVERLQEAFSDLQ